In the Methanothermobacter marburgensis str. Marburg genome, AACGCCGCCAGTGTTCATCTGCCCTGATGCCGCCTCTGCGGCACCCATTATGGTTGAACAGAGGGCTGAGAATATCCTGGCATCAACATCTGGAGGTGTCCGTGCGTTTATAAGCAGCCCTTCCTTTGAAACAATACCCGCAGCCCTTATCTGACCGACCTGCATAAAAGCAGAGAGCACATCATCCAGTTTTTCCTTCTTTGTTTTGGCCATCAATACACCCCAGTGACTCGGTAAC is a window encoding:
- a CDS encoding roadblock/LC7 domain-containing protein, whose translation is MAKTKKEKLDDVLSAFMQVGQIRAAGIVSKEGLLINARTPPDVDARIFSALCSTIMGAAEAASGQMNTGGVSEITVRTEKGIIILKPAGEKAIFTALAEPEAQLGLLLFEMDSRAAQVDEILREM